The genomic segment CCGCGCGTGGACGGGCTGATCTGGATCGGGACGACGGTCGAGCGCGGGCGCTGGGGGACACGACCGACCCCACAAGGGCTCTGGCAGTGCATCGACACGGCCCGGCGGGTGGCACCGGCGCTCCTCCACGAAGAGATCGTCGCTGTGGGTGCCGGATTACGGCCAGGAACAGCCGATGACCTGCCGGCTTTAGGGCGCCTACCGGGCTGGCGCAACTTGTGGGTCGCGACAGGGCATCTCCGGCTCGGTATCATGCTGGCGCCGGTGACCGCCGATCTCGTCGCGGAAGCGATCGAGCAGGAAAGTGAAGCGGTTTTCCCACCGGCCTTTTCACCCCGGCGATTCGCCGGTGCTACCGGCACAGCCTGAGCCCACAGCACAGACCGGTGAGGCGCCGCGGGAGTGTCCCGCGGCGCCTCACCGACGCGCACGATACCCTCAGTCGCCCACCGTTATCTGCTCGACGTCGATCTGGGCGCGCTGTAAGCGCCCGCTGTAGTCGATGAAGATCGATTGCCACTCGGTAAAGACGTCGAGTGCCGCCTGACCGGCCTCGCGGTGACCGTTCCCGGTCGCCTTCGTACCGCCGAACGGGAGGTGGATCTCCGCCCCGATCGTCCCGGCATTCACGTAGAAGATGCCGGTGTGGACGTCCTCGATCGCCCGGAACGCCTTGTTGATGTCGCGCGTGAAGATCGAGGCCGATAGGCCGTAGCGGACGCCGTTGCATACCTCGATCGCTTCCTCGAGACTCCGGACGCGAATGAGTGCGGTGACGGGCCCGAAGATTTCCTCCTGGGCGATGCGCATATCCGGTCGTACGTCGATGAAGACGGTCGGCTGGTGGAAGTGACCGCGTGACAGTTCCCCCTCGCGGGCGATCTGCCCGCCGGTGAGGATCTGCGCACCCTCCTGCGCGCCGATTTCGACGTAGCGGTGGACTCGCTCGAGCTGGCTCTCGCTGACCAGCGGACCGACGTCGGTCGAGGGATCGAGGCCGTTGCCGAGCTTGAGTCGGCTGACCCGGGCATCCAGCTGGTCGGCCAACTCGCGGAAGACTGCCTCGTGGACGATAACGCGACTGGCTGCCGTGCAACGCTGGCCGGACGTGCCGAAGGCACTCCAAACGATCCCATCGAGCGCGAGCTTGAGGTCGGCATCGTCCATCACGATGATCGCGTTCTTCCCACCCATCTCGAGCGAGACGCGCTTGCCGAGCCGGGCGCACTCGACAGCCACCTGCTGGCCCACCTCGTTCGAGCCGGTGAAGGAGATGAGCGCGACATCAGGGTGCTGGACGAGCGCGGTTCCGACCGTATCGCCGGTACCGAGGACGAGGTTGAGCACTCCGGGCGGAAGGCCGGCTTCCTCGAAGAGCTGCACGAGCCTGACGGCCGAGCGGGCCGTATAACTGGCTGGCTTGAAGACGACCGTGTTCCCGCAGAGAAGGGCCGGCATGATCTTCCAGGCTGGGATCGCCAGCGGGAAGTTCCACGGGGTGATGAGCCCGACCACACCGAGTGGTCGCCGCTGCGTCATGTTCCATTTGTGCGGCAGCTCGGACGGGGTCGTTTGTCCCCAGAGGCGCCGTCCCTCTCCTGCCATGTAGAAGGTCATGTCGATCGCTTCCTGGACGTCCCCGCGGGCCTCGGTCAGGACTTTCCCCATCTCCTCGGTCATCTCGCGGGCGAGCTGTTCTTTCCGCTCGACGAGGAGTTGGCCGACGCGGTAGAGGATCTCGCCTCGCTTGGGCGCCGGCAGCTTGCGCCAGCGGTCGAAGGCCGCCTTGGCTGCCTCGACAGCGGCGGCGACGTCCTCCGGGCCGCTCTTGGCGTAGACGCCGATGAGTTCGCCCGTCGCTGGATTCCGCCGCTCGTAGGTGGCCCCGCTCTTGGCATCGACCCATTTGCCACCGATGTAATTCTTGAAGTCCGCCATCGCTGGCTCCTTTCGGTCGTCTCTGCGCACCAGGTTCGGCACGAGTCTACCGCACCCTGGGCTATACTGCGCTGCGGAATCGGGCGGTCAACTGCCTCGACCAGTGGGTGGAGCAGAGCGGTGGTCGATCAGGAACTTTCGGCACGTCTCCGGCAGCGGTCACGCCAATCGGGGATCTGGCTCGGTCTGGCGATGGGGCTCGCGATCTTCATCGCGCTGGCTGGTTTCATCTGGTTGTATGCGCGCCTCGCACCGATCTTTTCGGATTTTGTTTCGCGATTACCGGCGACGCCGACGGTGGAAGTGACCGTCACGGCCGGAGCGTCCCCGGTCGCGGAACTCGGTGCGAGCGCAGTGACGCCGTCACCGGTCACCACGCCGAAACCGAAGCCAGCTGCGACGCCGACGTGGCAACCGACTCACCGAGTGGCGCAGGGGGCGCCCGTCAACTTGCGGGGCGGGCCAGGGACACAGTATCCGATCGTCGACACTCTCGAACCAGGCACCGAGCTGCGCTTCCTCGGTGAGCAGGAACAGGTAGGAAGCGCGACCTGGCTCCACGTCGAGCTCCGTGACGGGCGTGACGGTTGGATCCGCACCGTCGATCTCGAACTGATCCGGCCTTGAGGTCGCTGTGGTACGATTGACAGAAAGTGCGAACATGCCAGGAGGCAGGTAATGCAACGAGTGACGATCGTCGGCTTAGGGCTGATCGGGGCGTCGATCGGCCTGGGGCTGCGCAAGTGGGCGAATGAGCAGGGACAGCGGAGTAGCCTCGAGGTGGTGGGGTTCGATATCGAGCTGCTTCACCAGAACGAAGCGAAGCGGATCAAGGCGGTCGACCGCACGACGTGGAGCCTGGCGGAAGCGCTGCGTGACGCCGATCTGATCATCGTCGCCACGCCGCCTTCGGCGGTGCCCGAGGTGTTCGACGCGATCGCCGACTATGCGCCCGACGGGGCGATCGTCACCGATACCTGCAGCACCAAGGCAGCTGTCCTGCGCTGGGCAGCCGAGCGGTTGCCGCCGCGGGTGCACTTCGTCGGCGGGCATCCGATGGCTGGGAAGACGCAGAGTATCGAAGGGGCCGATGCGGACCTCTTCCGCGGCGCCATTTGGGTGGTGACACCGTCGCTCACTGCCAGTCGGGAAGCGATCGAGACGGTACTCGGACTGGTGCAGTTGCTCGGTGCCGAGCCGCGCTTCCTCGACCCTGCTGAACACGATTCCTACGTCGCCGCAGTCAGTCATGTGCCGTTTTTGCTCTCCGTCGCGCTCATGCGCGTGACGAGCCGCGATGTTGCCTGGCGCGAGATGGGCCCGCTGGCTGCGGGTGGTTTCCGCGATACGACCCGACTCGCTGCCGGAAGCCCGAGGATGTACCGGGACATCTGCGCGACGAACGGGGAGGCGATCGTCCGCTGGCTCGATGCGACGATCGCTGAACTCCAGGATCTGCGGACACTTGTCGCCGAGGGCTCGGAGGCGGCTCTGGGACGGTTACAGGAGCGGTTCGAGCAGGCACGCGATACCCGGCTGGAGTGGGCAACGCAGGAGCGCCGTCCCGGCGAGCTGCAGCACGACGCGTCCAGCGAGTTGAGCCAACTTTCGGTTGGGCAGCATCTCCAGCAACTCTTCCTCGGTGGGCTGATGAGTCGCCGACGGCCTCGGCTGCGAGACGACGGGAAGTCGAGCGAAAAGCGCTAGGGCAGGATCCGCCACTCGTCCGGGAGGCGGTACGAGTAGAGGATGCGCGTCGGTTCGCCGCCCCGGCGAATGCGGCCGCGATCTTGGCGCAAGAGTTCCCCATAACGATTGACCAGTTGAACGATCCGGCGTGCCTCGAGGTTGTAGAGGACGAGACCCACGCCGACTGGCTGCAGGCTGAGGGTACGCGTCAACTCGTCGAGGACACGGAAGGGCGGCAGTCGTTCCGGTTCGACCGTGCGAGCCACGGTCTGGAACGCTGCGGTATTCTCGGGCGTATTGTGCTCGTCGAAGACAGCCAGCCCGGCCCGGACGCTCGCAACGAAGTCGGTATCGTACGGTGCGGCATACTCGAGCAACTCTTTCACCGTGCGCGGGTTTCGACTGCAGGCGGCAGTCAGCATCTTGATCGCGTGGCCAGGTCCGAGAAAACTCACGGTCCCGTCGCGATCGACGACAGTCAAGCGAACCGTAGCCACGAGTCACTCCTGTTCGGCAAGTGCGCGTCGGTCGGATAGCGCTTCCCGATCGCTCACCATCGGCGAGAACTCGGCATGGTCGTCATCGTTCCGGGAAGCGGGCGCCTTGGGGCGCACCGGTCGGCAACTGTACCATATATGGCGAGAGGGCGGGGTCCACGCGATGACCAGCGAGGAGCAACGAGGGCGCCATCACCGGCAGATCCTCCTTCCTTCGATCGGCACGGCTGGACAAGAGCGGTTGCGCAAAGGGCGTGTCTGTCTCCTCGGTGTGGGCGCGCTGGGGAGCCAGGTGGCTGCGCTGCTCGTTCGTGCTGGGGTCGGGTTCCTGCGCCTGGTCGACCGCGACGTGGTCGAGTGGACGAACCTGCAGCGGCAGGTCCTGTACGAGGAGGCCGACGTCGAAGCCGGGCTACCCAAGGTGGTGGCAGCAGCCCGTGCGCTGGCGCGGATCGACCACTCGGTGCGGATCGAGCCGGTCGTGCAGGACGTCGACGCGTCCTCGATCCGCGCGCTCATCGAGGACGTGGACGTCGTGGTCGATGGAAGCGACAACTTCGAGCTCCGGTATCTTCTGAACGACGCAGCCTTGGAACTCGGCAAACCGTGGGTCTACGGCGGTGCCGTCGGCACGCAGGGAACCACGTTGACAGTCGTGCCAGGCGAAGCGGCCTGCCTCCGTTGTATCTTCCCCGATCCGCCGCCACCCGGTGTCGCTCCGACCTGCGACACTGCTGGCGTGCTCGGACCGGTCGTAGCAGTCATCGGTGCACTGCAGGCGAGCGAGGTGATCAAGCTGCTCGTCGGTGACCGGGCAAGCCTCAACCGGTCGCTCCTGTCCCTCGACCTCTGGTCGCTGGAAATCGCCCGGATCCCAGTGACCCGGCGTGTGGATTGTCCCGCCTGTGGCCGTGGCGAGCGTGCATTCTTGCAGGCGACGGCGCCGAGTCGGACAGTCCAACTGTGCGGGCGGGACGCCGTGCAAGTCTCCGTCTACCCGCGACCGGAGCTCGATCTCACGGAACTGGCCGCACGACTCGCGCCGCTCGGCGCGGTGCAGCATAACCCATACCTGATACGATTCATCGTGGACGGTTATGAATTGACCGTCTTCCGTGACGGACGGGCGATCGTCCGCGGGACGACCGATCCTGCCGTCGCTCGAACGCTCTACGCGCGATACGTCGGGATGTGAGCCTGGTGGTGAGCTACTTCGACAACGCGACGACGAGCTGGCCAAAGCCGGAGCCGGTGTTGCGGACGCTCGGTCGCTTCCTGGAGGATGCGAGTGGCGTTCCGCGGCGGCCGAGCCATCGTCTCGCCGTCTCGACCTGGGAGGCGATCGAGCGGACGCGCGAGCGACTGGCAGCGCTCTTCGGTCTGGCTGACGCGCGGCGAGTGATTTTCACGGCGAGCGGGACAGACGCGCTCAACCTGGCGATCAAAGGGTTGCTGGGCTCGGGTGATCATGCGGTGACGACTGCGCTCGAGCACGCGGCAGTACGGCGTCCCTTGCGCGCGCTGGAGGTCGTCGGCGTCACCACCACGGTGGTCCGGGTCGGGCCATCCGGGATCGTGGACCCGGACGATGTGCGGCGGGCGCTGCGTCCGAATACGCGTCTGGTCGTGGTGAGTCATGCCTCGAACGTGACTGGAGCCGTCCAGCCGGTTCGGGAGATCGCCGAGCTGGCGCACGCGCACGGTGCTCTCGTCCTCGTCGACGCAGGACAGACTGCCGGAGCCCTTCCGTTCACGCTCGATGACCTCGAGGCGGACCTCGTCGCGCTGAGCGGACACAAGTGGCTGTTCGGTCCACCGGGAACCGGTGCGCTTATTCTCGGCCCGCGCGTTGAGCTCTCGGAACTGACGCCGCTTCGGGAGGGCGCGACCGCGAGCGACTACCCGGAGATCATCCAACCTTGGTCGTTGCCGGAACGATACGAAGCCGGCACAGTGAATACACCAGGGATCGCCGCGCTCGGTGCCGCACTCGAATGGCGTGCCTGTCTGGGTGCCGAGACGCTGCGTGAGCGCTTGCGCCAACTGACCGACCGACTGACGAGCGGTCTCGCGCATATCCCCGGCGTGGAGATCGTTGGCCAGGCGAGCGAGCGGGCACCGCTCGTTTCCTGCGTGGTGCAGGGCTGGCGGCCAGCCGATTTCGGTGCGATGCTGGAGAGTGGTTACGGTATCCTGTGCGGTGCCGGGCTCCACGGTGCAGCGGAAGCGTGTCGCGCTCTCGGGGCGTTCCCGCACGGGACGGTGCGGTTCTCGCCCGGCTGGAGCACGAGCGACGAAGAAGTCGACCACCTGCTCGCGGCGGTGGCTGAACTCGTGCGAGCACCCGGCCGCGCGGACTGAGGAGGGCGACCATGCCGCAGGAGCGTCGTCCGTCGCGCCTCGAAGAGCAAATCCTCGAGATCCTGGAGAAGGCGGAACGCGAACCGCGCTGGCGACGTCTGCTGCGCCAGCTGCGTCGGCCTCGCGTGCGGATGCCTCGGCCAGGACGGCGGTGGCCGCGTCTGGAGCTGCCGCGCGATACCGCTCTGCTCGCTGCAGCGTTTTTGATCGCGCTGCTCGCCTTACTGATGCGGGACTGGTCGCGTACGCTGGCACTCTTCCTCGCGATCCTGAGTCTTCTAGCCTTCTTTACCCCAGTTGCGCGGCAGTTGGTCGCTGGCGATCGCTGGACTCCCGACCGGCCGCGCCGCTGGCGCGGTCGCGATATCGACTTGCCACCGCCGCGACGCGGTCTCTCCGGCTGGATTCGCTATCAGTGGTGGCGCCTGCGCAATCGTCGGTAACCGTATCCGGCGGGCACCGCCAGAGTGAGCGCTCCGAATCGGCACGCTGTTTTCCTGGCGAGCGCTGCGGGTCGATACGGTCGGATCGAGCCAGCATCGTCTGCTAGGCATGCTGGGGTGCCTACCCGAAGCCACCGGTTACGGTTCCAGCGGCATGGATGGGTGCGGCGTGTCTCGCTTCCTCTCAGGGAACGAGAGGTGCCCTTCTCGCCCGCCAGCGAGGTCAGACGAGCGTCATCGCCCGGGCGTGAGCTCCGGGTGGTGTGTGGTTCCACCGTGCTTGGGTCGAGCGCGTTCGGCACTGAGGGCGCGTGCGACATCCGCGATGCTGCGGAACGCGGGGCCGAAAATCCGGCTGACGAGCGGTGCGTAGGCGAACGTCTCTCCGAGTACGCGTTCCGGCACCCCATCCGCGACGATCCGCCCGTCGGCGAGCAGAAGGACGCGGTCGGCGACGAGAGCGGCGAAATCGACGTCGTGGGTAGTGACGATGACGGCAGCGCCATCCTCGGCTCGTCGTCGGAGTTCGGCTGCGAGCCGTTCCTTGTGCCGGAAGCCGAGTCCGCGCGTCGGTTCGTCGAGCAGGATCAACCTGGGCTGGCCGACCAGCGCGACAGCGAGCGCGGCACGTTGCCGTTCCCCACTGCTGAGGTCAGCCGGGTGACGCTCGAGAAGGCAAGCGAGATCGAGCGCCTCGAGTAAGGCGTGTGCATCTGCCTGCTTTGCGCCGCGGAGTCGCTGGACCGCTGTCAAGTCGTCGACGAGGCGAGCTCCCAGCAGCAACGCGGCCGGAAACTGCGGGACGTAGGCGACCACGCGGCGGATCTCCGGCTCCAGGCGGCGCCCTGCTGGCCGACCGAGCAGTCGCACCTGACCACGCTCGATCGCTTGCAGACCGAGCGCGACACGGAGGAGCGTCGTCTTACCGGCGCCGTTCCGTCCGACGATCGCTGTCACCTGTCCACTGGCGAACGCGACGCTGATATCGTCCAACACCCGGCGTTCACCCAGGCGGCAGGTCACTCGTTCGAGCTCGACCACCGGCTCGCCGCACGCCCACCCAGTCGGTCGGCCCAGCGGTGCGGACGGCAGGGGGCCGAGACGTCGCTTGGCCTCGGCCACGCTGAGCGCCGGTGGTGTCCAGCCGAACAGTTCACTGAGCTGCACCAGGAGCGGTGGTTCGGGAAGGTGCACGACCGTTTCGGAGGGTGTGCCGTCATGCATCATCCTCCCGCCTTCGAGGACAGTGACACGCGTCGCGCTGGCGAGCAGCCGGTCGAGCCGGTGCTCGCTGACGAGCACGGTGATTCCGAGCTCATCGACGAGACGCCGCAGTACTTCGACCAGCGAGTCAGCCGTCCAGGGGTCGAGCTGCGAGGTGGGCTCGTCGAGGACGAGTACCCGGGGGCGCAGCGCCAGTGCTGCTGCGAGAACGACCCGCTGGCGCTCGCCGCCGGAGAGCGTTTCGATCGGCCGGTCGCGCAGATGGGCGATGCCGAGGAGGTCGAACGCCTCTTCGACGCGAGCCGCGATCGTTCCTGGCGGGAAGCCGAGATTTTCCAGCGCGAAGGCGACCTCGTCGCGGACTCGATCGAGGAGCACCTGCGTTTCCGGTTCCTGCCCGATGTAGCCGACGAGGTCGGCGAGTGCGCTGGGACGATACTGGCGCGTATCGCGTCCCGCGACGACGACCTGTCCACCGAACCACCCGCCGTAGAAGTGCGGAACCAGCCCGACCAGGCTCCGCAGGAACGTCGATTTGCCCGAGCCGCTCCGACCAGCGAGCACGACGAACTCGCCAGGCCCGACGCTCCAGCTCGGAATCTCGAGGGCTGACGAGGATCCGGTAGGGTAGCGGTACCGCAGACACGAGACCTCGATCATCGCCGGCCTCTTCCGAGTGCGAGCGCTGGCACGACCAGCGCGAGGTACGCCAGGCCGCTCACGGGAGCGAAGCCGGGCCAGCGGAGCGTCGGATACGGTGAGTAGGCTAGATCGCTGGTGGGTAGGCCGAGGCTGAGCACGAAACAGCCACCAGCGAGCAGCAAGCAGGCAGCGACGATGGAGGCCGGTCGCGGCCAGGGAAGTATCCGGATACCGTGCCAGGCTCGTCGTGCGCTGCGTGTACTGGCGGCCGCGAGGCAGGCGAGTGCGGCGAGGAAAATGAACCCAGATCCGGTGATGGTTGCCCCAACAGCGAGGAATCCTGCGACGAGCAGGAGCAGCGAGCCGAGCGGTCTGCCGCGCTGGCCGGACTGCCGTGCACTGAACCCACGTACCTCGAGCACTTCAGCCAGGGCCAGGCTGTAGTCCATCCCGCGGTAGAGCACGGCCGGTACGACGGTGCGCAGGACGGTCAATGCGCCGCGCTGGCCGCTGAGTCGGACGATGTCGACGGTATCGCGCGCTGCTGCTGCGAACGATGGAAGCACGTTCAGCGCGATCGCGAGGGTGAGGGCGAGTGTCCGTTGGTGCGGTGGCACCAGGCGCAAGACTTCATGCCGATCGAGTACTGCATGGAGGATGCTCAAGCCGAAGAGCACGCACGTGAGGGCCGCGCCGGTCAGCGCACCGTACAACACCGCGTTCCAGGTGATCGGCCCGCCGATGACCGGCCACGCTGGCAAGCGGACGATGACCCGGTCACCGACATGAGCGAGTAGAGCGTTGACGACAGTACTCCAGGGCAGCAGGAAGGCACTGGCGAGGAGCGGAAGCCGCGGCGCTGGCCGGCCGAGCGGCCGTACGGCATCGACGGCGATCCAGACGGCTGTCAACGCTAGCCCGGCGATCGCGAGATAGAAGGGGTTACGCGTGAGCGAGACGCTCGTGGCCAAAAGCGCTGCCCACAGCAACCAGAGGACGCTGTTCATGCTCGCCGACCTCGCAACCGGGTCACCAGCACGACGAGCACGACGATGCCCGCCAGCCCGACGAAGGCCACTCCTGTCCAGGGTGGGCCGGAGCTGCTCGAAGTCGGTTCGCGTGCGACGGTCGGACTGGGCGTCGGCGCTGTGGCAGCGGTCGGTGTCGCAGACGGGAAGACGGACGGAACGGCCGAAGCCATGGGTCGAGCGGTCGGTGAGGGAGCCGCCTGAGGTGCCGGTGTTGCGGTCACCGTGGCCTCGTGCGCGGGAACCTCGACCGACGGTGTCGGAGGCACGGTCGGGCTCGGTGGGAGCGGCGATGGCGCGGCGCTCGTCGCAGGCGTGGTCGGTGTCGGCGGCGGTGTCGGCGTGGGCGTCGGTGAGGGGGATGGATTCCGGTCGACTCCGTGGGCGCGAGCGATCTCGTCGATGGTGAGCGTGGGAAGGCCGCTTTCTCCTGCCGTCCACGACCAGCCGTCCACATCACCGTCGCGGACGATCCGGCTCGACGCACCGACGGGGTGGAGCA from the Thermomicrobium sp. 4228-Ro genome contains:
- a CDS encoding aldehyde dehydrogenase family protein, with protein sequence MADFKNYIGGKWVDAKSGATYERRNPATGELIGVYAKSGPEDVAAAVEAAKAAFDRWRKLPAPKRGEILYRVGQLLVERKEQLAREMTEEMGKVLTEARGDVQEAIDMTFYMAGEGRRLWGQTTPSELPHKWNMTQRRPLGVVGLITPWNFPLAIPAWKIMPALLCGNTVVFKPASYTARSAVRLVQLFEEAGLPPGVLNLVLGTGDTVGTALVQHPDVALISFTGSNEVGQQVAVECARLGKRVSLEMGGKNAIIVMDDADLKLALDGIVWSAFGTSGQRCTAASRVIVHEAVFRELADQLDARVSRLKLGNGLDPSTDVGPLVSESQLERVHRYVEIGAQEGAQILTGGQIAREGELSRGHFHQPTVFIDVRPDMRIAQEEIFGPVTALIRVRSLEEAIEVCNGVRYGLSASIFTRDINKAFRAIEDVHTGIFYVNAGTIGAEIHLPFGGTKATGNGHREAGQAALDVFTEWQSIFIDYSGRLQRAQIDVEQITVGD
- a CDS encoding SH3 domain-containing protein; this encodes MVDQELSARLRQRSRQSGIWLGLAMGLAIFIALAGFIWLYARLAPIFSDFVSRLPATPTVEVTVTAGASPVAELGASAVTPSPVTTPKPKPAATPTWQPTHRVAQGAPVNLRGGPGTQYPIVDTLEPGTELRFLGEQEQVGSATWLHVELRDGRDGWIRTVDLELIRP
- a CDS encoding prephenate dehydrogenase; this encodes MQRVTIVGLGLIGASIGLGLRKWANEQGQRSSLEVVGFDIELLHQNEAKRIKAVDRTTWSLAEALRDADLIIVATPPSAVPEVFDAIADYAPDGAIVTDTCSTKAAVLRWAAERLPPRVHFVGGHPMAGKTQSIEGADADLFRGAIWVVTPSLTASREAIETVLGLVQLLGAEPRFLDPAEHDSYVAAVSHVPFLLSVALMRVTSRDVAWREMGPLAAGGFRDTTRLAAGSPRMYRDICATNGEAIVRWLDATIAELQDLRTLVAEGSEAALGRLQERFEQARDTRLEWATQERRPGELQHDASSELSQLSVGQHLQQLFLGGLMSRRRPRLRDDGKSSEKR
- a CDS encoding ThiF family adenylyltransferase; the encoded protein is MTSEEQRGRHHRQILLPSIGTAGQERLRKGRVCLLGVGALGSQVAALLVRAGVGFLRLVDRDVVEWTNLQRQVLYEEADVEAGLPKVVAAARALARIDHSVRIEPVVQDVDASSIRALIEDVDVVVDGSDNFELRYLLNDAALELGKPWVYGGAVGTQGTTLTVVPGEAACLRCIFPDPPPPGVAPTCDTAGVLGPVVAVIGALQASEVIKLLVGDRASLNRSLLSLDLWSLEIARIPVTRRVDCPACGRGERAFLQATAPSRTVQLCGRDAVQVSVYPRPELDLTELAARLAPLGAVQHNPYLIRFIVDGYELTVFRDGRAIVRGTTDPAVARTLYARYVGM
- a CDS encoding aminotransferase class V-fold PLP-dependent enzyme; the encoded protein is MVSYFDNATTSWPKPEPVLRTLGRFLEDASGVPRRPSHRLAVSTWEAIERTRERLAALFGLADARRVIFTASGTDALNLAIKGLLGSGDHAVTTALEHAAVRRPLRALEVVGVTTTVVRVGPSGIVDPDDVRRALRPNTRLVVVSHASNVTGAVQPVREIAELAHAHGALVLVDAGQTAGALPFTLDDLEADLVALSGHKWLFGPPGTGALILGPRVELSELTPLREGATASDYPEIIQPWSLPERYEAGTVNTPGIAALGAALEWRACLGAETLRERLRQLTDRLTSGLAHIPGVEIVGQASERAPLVSCVVQGWRPADFGAMLESGYGILCGAGLHGAAEACRALGAFPHGTVRFSPGWSTSDEEVDHLLAAVAELVRAPGRAD
- a CDS encoding ABC transporter ATP-binding protein, which encodes MIEVSCLRYRYPTGSSSALEIPSWSVGPGEFVVLAGRSGSGKSTFLRSLVGLVPHFYGGWFGGQVVVAGRDTRQYRPSALADLVGYIGQEPETQVLLDRVRDEVAFALENLGFPPGTIAARVEEAFDLLGIAHLRDRPIETLSGGERQRVVLAAALALRPRVLVLDEPTSQLDPWTADSLVEVLRRLVDELGITVLVSEHRLDRLLASATRVTVLEGGRMMHDGTPSETVVHLPEPPLLVQLSELFGWTPPALSVAEAKRRLGPLPSAPLGRPTGWACGEPVVELERVTCRLGERRVLDDISVAFASGQVTAIVGRNGAGKTTLLRVALGLQAIERGQVRLLGRPAGRRLEPEIRRVVAYVPQFPAALLLGARLVDDLTAVQRLRGAKQADAHALLEALDLACLLERHPADLSSGERQRAALAVALVGQPRLILLDEPTRGLGFRHKERLAAELRRRAEDGAAVIVTTHDVDFAALVADRVLLLADGRIVADGVPERVLGETFAYAPLVSRIFGPAFRSIADVARALSAERARPKHGGTTHHPELTPGR